The DNA segment GATCATGTGGAAAGCCTTGAACCTGGTGACGTAGCAGTTGAGGAATATGTCCACGGCGGCTTTCATCCACGGCAGGGAACGCACCAGGTGCCCGTACTGGAGGCCCGCGCAGTCCGTGATGTTGGCCGAGTACTGGTGCAGTTCGTGCTCCAGGAAGAACAGGTCGCAGACCATCGTCCCATACGTTATGAAATCCGTTATATTGTAGATGCTCGTGTCAGAGTTTGGCCTGCAACCAGAGGATACCTTTCTCAATcgcttgttttcaaaagggaacattGTTCATTTATCCATGGGCCTTTCTTggcttccataaaagcacatgctaactggacgtatttctatgaaacagaactatgtgcaggtgggaaagatgaggtgtgctcgttagtacTCGGGCCATacgaatgaatgggaaatataaaacGCCAGAGACGCGCTCCCCGCGCTTCGTCCTTAACTCATGAGTCCTGTCCACGCGGAGAGAAAAGactgcataaaactgggtgatttttaggcagaaattgaaggaagcagattagcgccacaagtgcctcgaaatgcgctcaaatagagtttcaaaaatttcaaaaacccgGACCCCCCATTGAGCTGGGGAATATTCCAtacccccagaccccccggtggtggggggccagccgccccccccccccagctaaatgacctagctacgcccatgcgGATTCATCTATCATTAACCCCGCTCTGAGGGACTTGCGTTGCACTTAAGAGTCCGAGCATGTGGCATTGTGGTAGCGGGCTGATGATtaaaagtgatagacaaaaggggtataaagctatcctatcggtggaagtggctggttgcaatggacaaaggaggtaactAGTAGACCAACTAACCCACAAGAAGACAGTCCATCGAGTCTAggacaaccacccgtttcagccCATAGGGTCGCTCCATCGTCCATCTtttgtctttgtctatcgatttggctatcaatttcaataatcagcctccAGATGAGAACGAAGCGGGAATTGggaggatgaggaggaggaggagaaaaatagaagaaatgcATTTTCCGCGttgaaattccatttttttttttttaaatttttctcctgtTTCGAGCATGATTTTCCATAGATATTAGCAGCCAAAATGGACTTTAACTTATGTACGTTTTCCTCTTTGTAACCGGCTCTGTGAATAAGGGCCTTATCACCTGGGAGACTGCTCTCCTTTattattttcgagaaattaaACGAAGTTTTTCTACAACTTGACTTCTCTAACGACGTAATGTGAAGATATTGATGCTTCGGCTGattatcttttccgcacaaagtacatttgaggtaatttttccgattatcgttgccgcacaaagtCATTTCTGACATTCACAAACTATTTTCTGTAGTATGTGGCAACGTCAAGAAATGTATGAGgcatattaaagaaaaatcagtgaacaaagattgaaaaaattatcatagCAACTTTTGTCGACGGAACATCGCCAAACGATTCCTTTTTTTGAAGTCATAAATAACGGTATTTTACATTCTTACACATTGTAAATTTCTTGAACCAGCATATTTTTACCCCGGTATTGCTTTcaattctcttaaaattttcgggcATGATATCGATTTAAGACACGCTTTAAAAATGCATACCAAACATTAcgattaaaatataaaacttgAAACATGCGCGATTAACAATTTACTAAAATAACTATTTACGTCATATTCGTTAAAATTGACATGGACAACCGAATTAAAATCATGCTACATTGCCGGAGAATAACCGCTCCACTATGAACTGATTGTGGGAAACTAACTGCATGCCTTGCCGATGTTGTCAGATGTTTGAGATCTGATTTATGCGAAAATGAGTtcgtgcggcaacgataatcggaaaaattacctcAGTTGTACTTTGTGTGGAAAAGATATTCTGCCGATgctagcgccttgatgcaactattcgtgtttggcGCATGTCCTTATTGCATATCCAAaagattgaaggcgaactggcgaGCAAAATTGCGCTTTCATTTAGCGTAAAACTTACATTCTCCTTCGgactgatcgttgaaattgaaagGCAAAACGATCGATAAAGAGGACATGgatggatcctattggtgaaatcGGGTAGACTTACAGACTAAACGGGAAAATGATTGACCAACTACAAGCTCTCTCGTGAGTTAGTCGCTGCCGAGAGTTAGTCTATTTCTCATTACTTTTGTTTattccaaccacccgcttccatgaGTAGGATAGCTTTGATTTCTTATCCTTCTATTTTTTGTCTCTTAATTTCTATACTCAGCCCACTTCCCTTTGATGATATTATCTCGGAATACTCGTGCGTAATCAAAATAATCCCTATTCTCATCCAAAATAATCGTCATCCTTCCGCCTTGACGCAACGTAACGTCCCAGACCACGATTGGCTTAATGTTATTCATTAGATTCATGAAATTGTTGCCTTATTCTAATCATTAACACCGTTCCGCCACTTTTAGTTCCGCCACCCTTGACAGCCTCATGTAGCCCCGTATTGTTGAGCCAATCATGAGTGAATCCCGGaatgacggtgaaactcccaaaccatgttTCCTTTTCCCCacctttcaaaatctctgcaCCCTCTTCACTTTTTTCAAGGAGAAGAAATCAACTTTATGCCttgaattttcacagatttttgaagaattgacgttgagtagttatTATTCTCCATCTATACTaaaagctccgagacctcctgaATGTGCACCTGCACATCTGGTAACGCTCAGTTCCAGCGTTCTAGACTGggtcgattttcatgatttttgcggctatcgacagacaattggacgtgtttctggcaaacggaactatgtgcattttgacgtgagccctattatgcatatattcttatgggtctcagggctcatatcttaatgcacatagttccgtttggtagaaatgcgTTCAATTGGACAtacatgctaaaaggaactattttacacgcaaatcctatgcacatagttccttttagcataaatatgtccaattgtctttaaatgagcccgctgtattcaaatttgaaaatatgagcCAGGTTTTTTAATATCACGTGGTGGGGGCAATATTTGAAACTCTCGCCAATGAAAAATGGTAAGAACTTCAAATTTAGCGGACTATTAaactaagcgggaaatgttgaatcttggtatGTTAGTACGGTAAGTGAAttgaaggtatgctcctttgtaATAGACTAttcaaaagcgacgaaacgctccgttccggttcgtttcagtcttggcgtgaagtttgaaataagaCCGATTTCTTCATTCAATTCGTATTGGTCCAAttgctcccggccagagggagattggacaaaatgagagtcgggtaagaaaatcttttcattttttttttgggtcgttctttttctttgtcGGCGCTGGCCcaagagagcgcgaagcgctcTCTGGGGTTTGGTGGTTGGTCCGCGTAGCGGCCAGCTTCAGCTCCCTAGTTTAACAATTAAGTGTgaccggaagtctgcaatgtcgcaaggcgagatacgtggtttgagaatttcaccatcgatatataaaggtactctacattAGACCATAGAGGAGCTCCTTAAAGTGAAAGTATCtatgctaaaaaaaactattttgcaCGCGAAGCCTATGcttatagttctttttagcagaGACACGTCCAATGTTGTTGTTATTAATTTTAGGcaatgttaaatttgtttgaaaacgAGTAAATTCTTACTGTGCGTAGATGATTCTTCCTCCATCCTTGCTGAGACCTTTGGCCAAACATACGTTATAAGAAACTCTAGCTCGCGCTACCGCTTGCCCATGCGGGTCTCGGTTCTTGAAGATCTCGGGGTATTTGTTGCGGAGCGTGTAGTAATTCTCCAGTTTTTGTTTCGTCTTTTCTAGGCTGTATTTGTTGTGATGCAGGAAACATATAAGCCGCTTTTTGTCATCTACTTTTGGGAGGTGTGGTTGTTTGGCCAGCCATTCCTGGAGGAGTTCCGCGTCTTGTTCGAGTCTTTCAGGGCTTATCATAGGCTTTATGTCCATACTTTCGTTGCTCTCTtagattttctgcaaaaataaatgGACGCACTTATGCAAGAGGAGTTTACCTTCATCGGGATTTTTAATAAAGATTCTATTTATTCAATTTGAAACGGAGTGATCCGTCGATGAGGAAAGTCAATTTTCGCTGCCAAGGCCAGTGTTTTTAAGGTCCAATACTTATCATACTTTAAGTGTGTTTTTATGAATGACTGGAGTGCTCTTTTTGATAAGACA comes from the Bemisia tabaci chromosome 7, PGI_BMITA_v3 genome and includes:
- the LOC109041603 gene encoding retinol-binding protein pinta — protein: MDIKPMISPERLEQDAELLQEWLAKQPHLPKVDDKKRLICFLHHNKYSLEKTKQKLENYYTLRNKYPEIFKNRDPHGQAVARARVSYNVCLAKGLSKDGGRIIYAQPNSDTSIYNITDFITYGTMVCDLFFLEHELHQYSANITDCAGLQYGHLVRSLPWMKAAVDIFLNCYVTRFKAFHMINVSPGLEIVFTAFKNFLPAKYVDRFYVHTSADSLLKVVDKELVCSEYGGTGPSLAELDQHTIKLVEKYKDWFIESGNISSNEQLRRKGENQVEEMKGSFRKLEVD